A window of Diospyros lotus cultivar Yz01 chromosome 14, ASM1463336v1, whole genome shotgun sequence contains these coding sequences:
- the LOC127790347 gene encoding disease resistance protein RPV1-like, whose amino-acid sequence MTTTTRAKEPASSSSSSSPSASRSSGIYHVFLSFRGEDTRYTFVDHLYTALTGAGFRPFRDNDEIRRGERIKLELSRAIEESRLSIVVLSRNYASSSWCLDELAMILGRRGDSGHVVLPVFYGVDPSDVRKQKGVYAEAFASHEKRFKFKLGAGKAAKEWKEKLKGWREALEEVAGLAGITLPDGGDRYEAKLIQKIVKVVEDKLSRPSVLNVANHPIGLDSRAKSINLWLQDGGVDVGIIAICGMGGSGKTTIAKFVYNSNFSKFEGSSFVGDIRENFGLQNGLIHLQRQILKDILNGREEEIRHVDEGIVKIKEAIGSKRVLIVLDDVDKREQLDVVLGMKDWHSPGSKLIITTRNEGLPRAHKCWKVHKVEKLDQGESLQLFSWYAFGQSHPIDGYLIDSKRVVDYCSGLPLAIKILGSSLSGRSLDVWKSQLQKLKAIPDDEILEKLKLSYDSLQDYHDKDLFLDIACFFVGGDKDTTTTILDGCNYFTSVGIQNLIDRNMLTIEGNKLLMHQLIQDMGREIVRQESPIELGERTRLWNHEDSFRVLKEKIGSRKIKGLVLDMRSNVPFEGDAFSGMSNLQLLQISHVKLFGNYKNFPKGLRWLHWSHFPLQRIPKGFSLDMLVALEMPYSCLKKVLNGTKCLRLLKILNLSHSRYLFETPDLSRLPNLERLILENCTSLIMINESIGCLERLVFLNLRDCQNLRELPQTLYKLKSLETLDLSGCFNLGNFSAELGNMNSLAVLLPDGTAINLLLSITRKVKAWLWPLNPRSRPEFSWVFFPKSLVRLSFAGCNLYDDSFPREFSDLSSLQILDLSGNPICSLPNCIKHLFGLKMLLLKSCPRLLTLDGLQQSLEELQTDDSELLEKISFASVDLTIKSLGYYSCTRLVEIFGLFKLEPLECVDAELINNLGLCDLEGMEKSLMEFLSINASRTTRMSPPLGLHESYTFCTYVLGSKIPNRFSLKNVGSSISFTMPSDANFRTQGLSVCSVYALPNPRTSNALSDYDGTGSWYLHTIISNATKHLKWSYCPEVHGIPRAGEDLMWLSYWKFEDQLEGGDEVNISVTSGHYQVKEVGIHFVYKEAEEKKSTQSLSLEVAQQIHPYGNVVPGFCNGDCEHCENFPVPADPASTRVIVLGTHPADCTGCPYGYLEYHYGWGKDLYF is encoded by the exons ATGACTACTACTACAAGAGCCAAAGAGCCcgcctcctcctcttcctcctcctccccttCCGCTTCTCGGAGCAGCGGCATCTATCACGTGTTCTTGAGCTTCAGAGGCGAGGACACTCGCTATACCTTCGTCGACCATCTCTACACCGCTCTTACGGGAGCCGGATTTCGCCCCTTCAGGGACAATGATGAAATCCGAAGGGGAGAAAGGATCAAGCTTGAGCTGTCGAGGGCAATCGAAGAGTCGAGGCTTTCAATTGTTGTCTTGTCCAGAAACTACGCGTCTTCGAGCTGGTGCCTCGATGAGCTTGCGATGATCCTCGGACGCAGGGGGGACTCTGGCCACGTGGTTCTGCCGGTGTTCTACGGCGTGGATCCGTCGGATGTCAGGAAACAAAAGGGAGTTTATGCAGAGGCATTTGCGAGCCATGAAAAGCGATTCAAGTTCAAGTTGGGAGCGGGTAAAGCAGCAAAGGAGTGGAAGGAGAAATTGAAGGGGTGGAGGGAAGCGCTGGAGGAAGTTGCTGGTTTAGCAGGAATAACTTTACCAGATGGAGGTGATAG GTACGAGGCAAAGCTTATCCAAAAAATTGTCAAGGTGGTTGAAGACAAGCTAAGCCGGCCAAGTGTCTTGAATGTTGCCAATCACCCCATTGGACTAGATTCCCGTGCCAAAAGCATTAATTTGTGGTTACAAGATGGGGGGGTTGATGTTGGAATTATTGCCATTTGTGGGATGGGTGGAAGTGGCAAGACAACCATTGCTAAATTTGTGTACAACTCAAACTTCTCAAAATTTGAAGGTAGCAGCTTCGTAGGAGATATAAGAGAAAATTTTGGACTACAAAACggtttaattcatttacaaaggcaaattttgaaagatattttgaatggaagagaggaagaaatacGCCATGTTGATGAAGGCATTGTTAAGATTAAAGAAGCTATTGGTTCTAAAAGAGTTCTTATAGTTCTTGACGATGTGGATAAACGGGAACAATTAGATGTAGTCCTTGGAATGAAGGATTGGCATTCACCAGGTAGTAAATTGATCATAACTACTAGAAATGAGGGCTTACCAAGAGCTCATAAGTGTTGGAAAGTACACAAGGTAGAGAAGTTGGATCAGGGCGAATCCCTACAACTTTTTAGTTGGTATGCCTTTGGACAAAGCCATCCTATTGATGGTTATTTGATAGACTCAAAAAGGGTAGTAGATTATTGTAGCGGGCTTCCATTAGCTATTAAAATTTTGGGTTCTTCCCTATCTGGTAGAAGTTTAGATGTGTGGAAAAGTCAACTACAAAAATTGAAGGCAATTCCAGACGATGAAATCCTTGAGAAACTCAAACTAAGTTATGACTCTTTACAAGATTACCACGACAAAGATTTATTCCTTGATATTGCTTGCTTCTTTGTTGGAGGGGACAAAGACACTACAACTACAATCCTAGATGGATGTAATTATTTCACATCGGTTGGGATTCAAAATCTTATTGACAGAAATATGTTAACCATTGAAGGTAACAAGCTATTGATGCATCAATTGATTCAGGACATGGGAAGGGAAATTGTCCGGCAAGAATCACCCATAGAGTTAGGAGAACGCACCAGGCTCTGGAATCACGAGGATTCCTTTCGTGTCTTGAAGGAAAAAATT GgctcaagaaaaatcaaaggccTCGTTCTTGACATGCGTTCAAATGTACCTTTTGAAGGTGATGCATTTTCAGGGATGTCCAATCTTCAACTTCTACAGATTAGTCATGTAAAATTATTTGGAAACTACAAAAATTTCCCCAAAGGATTGAGGTGGTTGCATTGGTCTCATTTCCCTTTACAAAGGATACCCAAGGGTTTTTCTTTGGACATGCTGGTTGCTCTTGAAATGCCTTATAGTTGCTTGAAAAAGGTTTTGAATGGAACCAAG TGCCTCAGATTACTGAAAATTCTTAATCTAAGTCATTCCCGTTATCTTTTTGAGACTCCTGATTTGTCAAGGTTGCCGAATCTTGAGAGGCTTATACTTGAAAATTGTACTAGTTTGATTATGATTAATGAATCGATTGGATGCCTAGAAAGACTTGTTTTCTTAAACTTGAGAGATTGTCAAAACTTGAGGGAGCTTCCACAAACCCTTTATAAGCTAAAATCTCTGGAAACACTTGACCTTAGCGGTTGCTTTAATCTTGGAAATTTTTCAGCAGAGCTGGGTAATATGAATTCTTTGGCAGTGCTTCTACCAGATGGAACTGCAATAAATCTATTACTCTCTATCACTCGGAAGGTGAAAGCATGGCTTTGGCCACTAAATCCAAGAAGTCGGCCAGAATTTTCCTGGGTTTTTTTTCCAAAGTCTTTGGTACGTTTAAGTTTTGCAGGTTGCAATCTGTATGATGACAGTTTCCCTAGGGAATTTAGCGACCTATCCTCATTGCAGATATTGGATTTGAGCGGGAATCCAATTTGTAGCCTCCCAAATTGCATTAAGCATCTTTTTGGGCTCAAAATGCTATTGTTAAAATCATGCCCAAGGCTTTTGACACTTGACGGGCTGCAGCAAAGTTTAGAAGAATTGCAGACTGACGACAGTGAATTGTTGGAAAAAATAAGCTTTGCCTCAGTAGATTTAACTATAAAATCCTTAGGTTATTATTCTTGCACGCGTCTGGTTGAGATTTTCGGCTTATTCAAATTAGAACCCTTAGAATGTGTTGATGCGGAGCTCATTAACAATTTGGGCTTATGTGACTTGGAAGGCATGGAAAAATCACTTATGGAGTTTTTATCAATCAATGCATCACGTACAACCCGGATGTCTCCTCCCCTa GGATTACACGAGTCATATACATTTTGCACTTATGTGCTTGGAAGCAAGATACCTAACAGATTCAGTCTTAAGAACGTAGGATCCTCAATATCTTTTACCATGCCTTCCGATGCTAATTTCAGAACTCAAGGTTTGTCTGTATGTTCTGTTTATGCACTTCCCAACCCTAGAACTTCCAATGCTTTATCTGATTATGATGGGACGGGAAGCTGGTACTTACACACAATTATCAGTAATGCAACCAAGCATTTGAAATGGAGCTATTGCCCAGAAGTTCATGGCATTCCAAGAGCTGGTGAGGACTTGATGTGGTTAAGTTATTGGAAGTTTGAGGATCAGTTGGAAGGTGGCGATGAAGTGAATATTTCAGTTACAAGTGGTCATTATCAAGTGAAGGAGGTTGGGATTCACTTTGTGTACAAGGAggcagaagaaaagaagagcacTCAATCTCTTAGTTTAGAAGTTGCCCAACAAATTCATCCCTATGGAAATGTCGTTCCTGGTTTTTGTAATGGGGATTGTGAGCACTGCGAGAATTTTCCAGTGCCTGCAGATCCAGCAAGCACTAGAGTCATTGTTCTTGGCACCCATCCTGCTGATTGCACAGGTTGTCCTTACGGTTATTTGGAATATCACTATGGGTGGGGTAAAGATCTCTATTTTTAA